CGTAGGCGACAGTTTCATCGACCGTGTCGGCTTGGAGCAGCAGCAATTCGCCGGGACGCAGCGTGGCCAGAGCCAAATCGATGGCCTTGACGGCACCGAAGACTTCCTCAACGCTTTGTACGCGATGTCCCTTGGCCAATCCTTCGCGCAGGCGGCTCATGATTTCGCCCGGCTGACGGCCGCGGACGTAGTGGTCTTCGTACAAGATGACGCGGTCGAATGCTTGTCCAAGCAGCTCGCCTTGGCGAATCATGTCGACATCGCGTCGATCGCCGGCCACCGTATAGACGGCAGTTCGTTGTTGGTGCGGAAAATTTTCAAGCGCCTCGAACATTGCCGCCAGCGACGAAGTGTTGTGGCCGTAATCGACCACCACCGCGGCGCCGTTCACTTCCAGCAGATTGAATCTCCCCGGCGCATGCTCGATGCCTGCGCTAAACGATTCCAATCCCGCACGAATCAGCTCGCGCGTCAAACCAAGACTCCAAACGGCGCCGACCGATGCCAGCGCGTTTTCGACCTGGAAGCCGATGCGCCCTTCGTGCGTCAAGGGCACCCGATTGACCGGAATGAGTGGAATCTCGCAGTCGCCTTCCACCAGCATGATCGTTCCTTCTCGGACGATGACGGCGCGGCCGGCGGCAGCACGATGTTTCAAAATGACCGGGTGATTTGGTTCGCGAGCAAAAAATACGACCTTGCCCACGCAGCGAGCCGCCATTTCCGCGACTAGCGGATCGGCCGCGTTTAACACGGCGGTCCCATCCTCGCCCATGGCCTCGACGGGCACTCGCTTGACGCGAGCCAGTTTTTCCAGGGTTTCGATGTCGTTCATGCCGAGGTGATCGCCTTCGCCAATGTTCGTCACCACGGCCACGTCACAACGGTCGAAAGCCAACCCGCTTCGCAAGATACCGCCGCGAGCGCATTCGAGGACCGCGGCTTCAACATACGGGTTCCCCAACAGTTTTCGAGCGCTATTTGGCCCGCTGCAATCTCCGCTCTCGAGCCGGCGGTCGTCGAGAAACACGCCTTCGGTGCAGGTCATGCCCACGTGGCGTCCGGTTTGGCGGACCATGTGAGCAATCAAGCGCGTGGTCGTTGTCTTGCCATTGACGCCGGTCACCGACACGACGGGGATGCGGCCGGTTTGGCCTTCGGGAAAGATCGTGGAAATAATCGCTTGCCCGACCGGCCGCGCCTTACCGCTCGACGGGTTCGAGTGCATCCGCAATCCCGGCGCAGCATTGACTTCGACGACCATGCCCCCTTGGTCTTCCAGCGGGCGCGACAAGTCTTGGCAGACGACGTCAACGCCCGCGATGTCGAGACCGATCATGTGGGCGGCTTCAATCGCGCGTGCGGCCACATCGGAATGCACCAGGTCGGTGACATCGGCCGCCGTGCCGCCGGTACTGAGGTTTGCATTCCGCCGAATGAGCAAGGTTTGGCCCGCGGGGGGAATCGAATCGACCGCGAATCCTTGCTCTGCCAGCACTTGACGCGAAACTTCGTCGAGCGGAATTTTGCTCAGGCAAGTGGCGTGATCTTCGCCGCGACGAGGATCTTTGTTGACCTCATCGACCAGTTGCCGCACGGTTTGGACGCCATTGCCGACAATGCGAGCCGGTTCGCGTCGCGCCGCCGCAACGAACTTGCCGCCGATAATGAGCAGCCGGTAATCGTCTCCGACGATGTGCTTTTCGACCATCACATTGGGCCGTTCGGCACGGGCAGCCGCAAAGGCTTCCATCACTTGTTCGCGAGTTAACAAGTTGGTTGCGACGCCACAGCCTTTGCTGCCATACCGCGGTTTAACAACGACCGGGACGCCAATTTCTTGAGCTGCTTCCCAGGCGTCTTCGGCGCTCGTGACCGGCCGCCCCTCGGGAACCGGGACGTGAATGCTCGCCAATAGCGATCGCGTCAGATCCTTGTCTTGCGCGATCGTTTCCGCCACCGACGACGTCTGGTCGGTTTCGGCCGCCATAATCCTGCGCTGCTTGGCACCCCACCCAAGCTGCACGAGACTTTCGTTGTTCAAGCGTTGGGCAGGAATTCCCCGAGCAATGGCCGCATCGACAATTCCTTGGGTACTCGGCCCCAGCCGCGAAATCTGGTAGATTTTTCGCAATTCCGCGACTGCCGCGTGCAAATCGAAAGGCTTGCCGTTGACGGCCGCCAAACACAATTTGCGCCCCGCTTCCATCGCAGCGCGGCACAGCGCTTCATCGTTGTACTCGATGGCAACTTTGTAGACGCCTGATTCAGTTTCGGTTTCGCGCGTGCGCCCAAAACCGCAATCTGCGCCGGCCAGCGATTGCAACTCCAGAACCACATGTTCCCAGATATGTGCCAGATATGTGCCGCGACGCAGCCGTTCAAAAAACCCGCCGCGCTGGCCAACGCTGCATCGATGTTCGACCAGCGAAGGGAGCCAAGTTTTCAATCGATCGCTAAAGCCGGGGAGTTCATCTGAAGCCAAGTCCTTTAACTCACCCAGGTTTACCCAAGCTTCAAGGACAGGAAAACTTGCCCAGATGTTAGGCCCTCGCAACGTCAAGACCTTCCGAATTTCCATGGATTTGCCACTATCTCTATCGCCGAAAAGCCGGGGAGTTTATTGGAGAGAGCCGCTTGAAGCCCCGCGACCTTTGGAGCGGCTCTGGCTAGCATGCAATTGAAGCACCGTGAGGTTGTTCGTAATGGTATCGGCGAGCTACCGCGGCTGGATCAATCGCAAGAATCGTTCCCATTGCTCGAAGTGGGAAGGATTCACGAGATTGAGTGAATTAGATTGTACGTTTGACAATTTGTTGACGCTCGCAATTGTAAAAGAAGCGCGAGTGATTCGAACAATTGGCTTGTACGGTGGAGAGCATTTGAAGTGTCTAAAAAATCGAAGCACGCTTGTTCCGATGCGAATGAAGCCTGCTGAACAGCAATACTTGGAGAGGTCGATTGTCTCAATTTGACGGCGCAGCGCAGTCAGCTTCGCGGCACATTGGATTGCAGCGAGGCACTCTGTTTGTTAGTGGCAATACTACAAGGAATCGGTCACTTGAATTTGCCATCGGATCTCGTGTCTCTCAGGTCTTTCTATTTTACCCAAACCATGCCTCTTGCGCCTTTGGATTATGATATGCGAATAACCCTGCGATACTAGTATTAGAATCTGTATTTTACGATTTTCCCGATGAAAACGATTCGAAGGTTGTTTGGAGCGGGCATTCGGCTGTTCATGGCGACCGGTTCAGGATCTGTTGGAACCATCGCTGGTATTAGAAATACTTATGCGATGCCATGTTGCGGACAAAGCAAAGCGGAATAGATTCTTTGGATTTTCGACGTTGCTTTTCTGTATTATTTGCGAGCTGCCAACACTCCATTTTATAAACAGGTACGACAATCCTTGAAGTCGCCATTCTTCGTTTGGCCAATGCCGCACTAAAATTTGGCGCTGGATGGTCG
The Pirellulales bacterium genome window above contains:
- the cphA gene encoding cyanophycin synthetase, whose product is MRGPNIWASFPVLEAWVNLGELKDLASDELPGFSDRLKTWLPSLVEHRCSVGQRGGFFERLRRGTYLAHIWEHVVLELQSLAGADCGFGRTRETETESGVYKVAIEYNDEALCRAAMEAGRKLCLAAVNGKPFDLHAAVAELRKIYQISRLGPSTQGIVDAAIARGIPAQRLNNESLVQLGWGAKQRRIMAAETDQTSSVAETIAQDKDLTRSLLASIHVPVPEGRPVTSAEDAWEAAQEIGVPVVVKPRYGSKGCGVATNLLTREQVMEAFAAARAERPNVMVEKHIVGDDYRLLIIGGKFVAAARREPARIVGNGVQTVRQLVDEVNKDPRRGEDHATCLSKIPLDEVSRQVLAEQGFAVDSIPPAGQTLLIRRNANLSTGGTAADVTDLVHSDVAARAIEAAHMIGLDIAGVDVVCQDLSRPLEDQGGMVVEVNAAPGLRMHSNPSSGKARPVGQAIISTIFPEGQTGRIPVVSVTGVNGKTTTTRLIAHMVRQTGRHVGMTCTEGVFLDDRRLESGDCSGPNSARKLLGNPYVEAAVLECARGGILRSGLAFDRCDVAVVTNIGEGDHLGMNDIETLEKLARVKRVPVEAMGEDGTAVLNAADPLVAEMAARCVGKVVFFAREPNHPVILKHRAAAGRAVIVREGTIMLVEGDCEIPLIPVNRVPLTHEGRIGFQVENALASVGAVWSLGLTRELIRAGLESFSAGIEHAPGRFNLLEVNGAAVVVDYGHNTSSLAAMFEALENFPHQQRTAVYTVAGDRRDVDMIRQGELLGQAFDRVILYEDHYVRGRQPGEIMSRLREGLAKGHRVQSVEEVFGAVKAIDLALATLRPGELLLLQADTVDETVAYVRQYLETHHSARQVSLQQAIATAQRRAVSLVTEAATTNGYANGAHLNGNDHGGNGHNGNGHAMPGAKPAVELAESHVAVALAD